Proteins encoded together in one Oceanobacillus iheyensis HTE831 window:
- a CDS encoding serine hydrolase, translating to MRNKINKVLLLAVASILVFTSMLTATTTVQANELDLESESAILVDGETGKVLYAKNPDVALPPASMTKMMTEYLVWEAIENGDITWDTTTEISDYPYSISANNSFSGVGLRQQQEYTVKELYEAMAINSDNATTIALAELIAGSESEFVKMMNEKGEEMGLQEFKFVNSTGLDNEDLGDNYPEGTNPNDTNLLSARSAALLGYHLVNDYEEALEISSIPQTDFGGQTINNWNYMLPHEGDNLASYYYEGVDGLKTGFTDLAGYSFTGTAERNGQRLITVVMKTGSETERFEETAKLLDYGFSNFENTELFSAGYQEEGHETIPVAKGKEDQVSISLQDSVSVPIKADEKDLYHLEYNIDQDRLNEDGELVAPVEANEAIGTAKLVYDGETEDYGYISDAGSNTGEFTLVTDEAVEKSNWFMLTLQAIGDFFVNIFTSAVDWIKGLFS from the coding sequence TTGAGAAATAAAATTAACAAAGTTTTACTGTTAGCGGTAGCAAGCATCCTCGTATTTACATCCATGTTGACAGCCACTACAACTGTCCAAGCAAATGAATTAGACCTAGAATCTGAATCAGCAATACTCGTGGATGGTGAAACAGGAAAAGTCCTGTATGCAAAAAATCCTGATGTTGCGTTACCTCCTGCTAGCATGACAAAAATGATGACAGAATATCTTGTTTGGGAAGCAATTGAAAACGGCGATATCACATGGGATACAACAACAGAAATTAGTGATTATCCATATAGTATATCCGCAAATAATTCTTTTTCCGGTGTTGGATTAAGACAACAGCAGGAATATACAGTAAAAGAATTATATGAAGCGATGGCGATTAACTCTGATAATGCAACAACGATCGCATTAGCAGAACTAATTGCTGGCTCTGAATCTGAATTTGTTAAAATGATGAACGAAAAAGGCGAAGAGATGGGCTTACAAGAATTTAAGTTTGTAAACTCTACTGGACTAGATAATGAAGATTTAGGTGATAATTATCCGGAGGGAACAAACCCGAACGATACGAATCTACTATCTGCACGTTCAGCAGCTTTATTAGGCTATCATTTAGTTAATGATTATGAAGAAGCATTAGAAATTTCTAGCATTCCGCAAACCGATTTTGGTGGACAGACCATCAATAACTGGAACTATATGTTACCACATGAAGGAGATAATCTAGCATCGTATTATTATGAAGGTGTCGATGGGTTAAAGACCGGCTTTACGGATTTAGCTGGTTATAGTTTTACAGGAACTGCGGAACGTAATGGACAACGATTAATTACGGTTGTAATGAAAACCGGAAGTGAAACAGAACGATTTGAAGAGACAGCAAAATTATTAGACTATGGTTTCTCTAATTTTGAAAATACAGAGCTATTCTCAGCAGGCTATCAAGAAGAAGGACATGAAACGATCCCAGTAGCAAAAGGGAAAGAAGATCAAGTGTCGATATCACTTCAAGATAGTGTGAGTGTACCTATTAAAGCAGATGAAAAAGATTTATATCATTTAGAATATAACATAGATCAAGATCGATTGAATGAAGATGGTGAATTAGTTGCTCCTGTAGAAGCGAATGAAGCAATTGGAACAGCGAAGCTTGTCTATGATGGTGAAACAGAAGATTATGGATATATTAGTGATGCCGGTTCAAATACTGGAGAATTCACGCTTGTAACGGATGAAGCAGTGGAGAAATCAAATTGGTTTATGCTGACACTACAAGCAATTGGAGACTTCTTTGTAAATATATTTACAAGTGCCGTTGATTGGATTAAAGGTTTATTTAGCTAA
- the serS gene encoding serine--tRNA ligase has product MLDMKYLRQNFEEVQQRLQHRGEDLADLDKFGELDTNRRQLIAETEKLKAQRNEATKKISELKREKKDAEPAIKEMREVGQEIATLDKQLKDIEEKLEQIMLSIPNLPHESVPVGEDEEDNIEARKWGEAPNFAFEALPHWDVATNLDIIDFERAGKVTGSRFVFYKGLGARLERALWNFMMDLHADEHGYQEMLPPYIVNRSSMTGTGQLPKFEEDAFKLEEWDYFMVPTAEVPVTNYHREEILGIDDLPKKYVAFSASFRSEAGSAGRDTRGLIRQHQFNKVELVNFVKPEDSYDVLERLTGEAEKVLQLLKLPYRVMSMCTGDLGFTAAKKYDIEVWIPSQETYREISSCSNFEDFQARRAGIRFRREANGKPEFVHTLNGSGLAIGRTVAAILENYQQEDGTVVVPEVLRPYMGGKEIIG; this is encoded by the coding sequence ATGTTAGATATGAAATATCTACGCCAAAATTTTGAAGAAGTACAGCAACGTTTACAGCATCGTGGAGAAGATTTAGCAGATTTAGATAAATTTGGTGAACTAGATACGAATCGTCGTCAATTAATTGCAGAAACAGAGAAGTTAAAGGCTCAACGAAATGAAGCTACAAAGAAAATATCTGAACTTAAAAGAGAGAAAAAAGATGCTGAACCTGCAATTAAAGAGATGCGAGAAGTTGGCCAAGAAATTGCTACACTGGATAAACAATTGAAGGATATTGAAGAAAAACTAGAACAAATCATGCTGTCGATTCCAAATTTGCCTCATGAGAGCGTTCCTGTTGGTGAAGATGAAGAAGATAATATTGAAGCAAGAAAATGGGGAGAGGCGCCTAATTTTGCTTTTGAAGCACTACCTCATTGGGATGTTGCGACAAATCTAGACATTATAGATTTTGAGCGTGCGGGTAAAGTAACAGGAAGTCGTTTTGTTTTTTATAAAGGCTTAGGTGCAAGACTAGAGAGAGCATTATGGAACTTTATGATGGATTTACATGCAGATGAGCATGGCTATCAAGAAATGCTTCCACCATACATTGTAAATCGTTCAAGTATGACTGGAACAGGGCAGCTTCCTAAATTTGAAGAGGATGCGTTTAAATTAGAAGAATGGGATTATTTTATGGTTCCAACAGCAGAAGTACCAGTGACTAACTATCATCGAGAAGAAATACTTGGAATCGATGACCTCCCTAAAAAGTATGTAGCATTCAGTGCTAGCTTTCGTTCTGAAGCTGGATCTGCTGGACGCGATACACGTGGATTAATTCGCCAACATCAGTTTAATAAAGTAGAACTAGTTAATTTCGTAAAACCAGAGGACTCTTATGACGTATTAGAAAGGTTAACAGGGGAAGCAGAAAAAGTATTACAACTGTTAAAACTTCCATACCGCGTAATGAGTATGTGTACAGGAGATTTAGGATTTACCGCTGCGAAGAAATACGATATTGAAGTATGGATTCCAAGTCAAGAAACTTACCGAGAAATTTCTTCTTGCTCTAATTTTGAGGATTTCCAAGCACGACGTGCAGGTATTCGTTTCCGACGTGAAGCAAATGGGAAACCGGAATTTGTGCATACATTAAATGGTTCTGGTTTAGCGATTGGACGTACAGTAGCAGCAATCTTAGAAAATTATCAGCAAGAAGATGGTACTGTCGTCGTACCTGAAGTTTTACGTCCATACATGGGTGGAAAAGAAATTATTGGGTAA
- the proC gene encoding pyrroline-5-carboxylate reductase, with protein sequence MNQTIAFMGAGSLAEAIISGITKAQIVPNENILVTNKSDINRLKRIEEGYDIQGNTNKQEVIKQADIIILAMKPKDAATSLSFMKEYIRPDQMVISVIAGLTTERMEAILEKEIPVIRTMPNTSALIGYSATAIAKGSYVTDEQLAVAEQLFQTVGMTTIIKEKDMHTVTAIAGSGPAFFYYMVEAMEQAAVEAGLDAEMASQLIAQTVIGAGKMLELSGDPITLRKNITSPGGTTEAGVQQLMSEDFASIVQSCVQRARERSMELAAKS encoded by the coding sequence ATGAATCAAACGATTGCATTTATGGGAGCAGGTTCGCTTGCAGAAGCGATTATTTCTGGAATTACGAAAGCTCAAATTGTCCCAAATGAAAATATACTCGTAACCAATAAAAGTGATATAAACCGATTAAAACGAATAGAAGAAGGCTATGACATTCAAGGAAATACGAATAAACAAGAAGTCATTAAACAAGCAGATATTATCATTTTGGCGATGAAACCAAAAGACGCTGCAACCTCATTATCTTTTATGAAAGAATACATTCGTCCTGATCAAATGGTGATTTCTGTAATTGCAGGACTTACAACGGAAAGAATGGAAGCGATTTTAGAAAAAGAGATACCAGTGATTCGAACCATGCCCAATACCTCTGCGTTAATTGGATATTCAGCTACCGCCATTGCAAAAGGATCCTATGTTACTGATGAGCAATTAGCAGTTGCAGAACAATTATTTCAAACTGTTGGTATGACTACAATTATTAAAGAAAAAGATATGCATACGGTTACGGCTATCGCTGGCAGTGGGCCGGCATTCTTTTACTATATGGTCGAAGCGATGGAACAAGCAGCTGTAGAAGCAGGTTTGGATGCAGAAATGGCATCTCAATTAATAGCTCAAACCGTTATCGGTGCAGGAAAAATGTTAGAATTATCTGGAGACCCAATAACACTTCGAAAAAATATTACAAGTCCTGGTGGAACAACCGAAGCCGGTGTCCAGCAATTAATGAGTGAAGATTTTGCATCAATTGTCCAGTCTTGTGTTCAGAGGGCACGAGAACGTTCCATGGAACTTGCTGCCAAGTCATGA
- a CDS encoding TIGR04104 family putative zinc finger protein — MQTPSCKYCGAQWSYAETFKNIFKPRMICSHCGEENYYQSDNKSSWITLFGIPIVLMVALLLDLSTSLIILISVILVLVHVSLFPYRTKLKKVDKK; from the coding sequence ATGCAAACACCATCCTGTAAATATTGTGGTGCACAGTGGAGTTATGCTGAAACGTTTAAAAATATTTTTAAACCCCGTATGATATGTTCACACTGTGGAGAAGAAAATTATTACCAATCCGATAATAAAAGTAGCTGGATCACGTTATTTGGAATCCCAATTGTGTTAATGGTTGCTTTATTATTAGATTTATCGACAAGCTTAATTATACTTATTTCTGTTATATTGGTACTTGTACACGTTTCACTATTCCCGTATCGGACAAAATTAAAAAAGGTAGATAAGAAATAA
- a CDS encoding deoxynucleoside kinase: MNLREKYQIPNDSIITIAGTVGVGKSTMTNALAEALHFKTSFEKVDSNPYLSDFYNDFERWSFHLQIYFLAERFKEQKKIFEYGGGFIQDRSIYEDTGIFAKMHYDNGTMNPTDYDTYKSLFDAMVMTPYFPHPDLLIYLEGSFDEIVSRIKSRGRDMEKNTPIEYWEEMYRRYSDWIDNFNACPVLRINISDYDLMKEDDSLALILEKIGRSIQLSRKYKKGEIITN, translated from the coding sequence ATGAACTTACGTGAAAAATACCAAATTCCAAATGACAGCATTATAACCATTGCAGGAACAGTTGGAGTTGGAAAATCAACAATGACCAATGCATTAGCAGAGGCATTACACTTTAAAACTTCATTTGAAAAAGTGGATTCTAATCCCTATTTAAGTGATTTTTATAATGACTTTGAACGTTGGAGCTTCCATTTGCAAATCTATTTCTTAGCAGAACGCTTTAAAGAGCAGAAAAAGATTTTTGAATATGGTGGCGGATTTATTCAAGATCGTTCTATTTATGAAGATACCGGTATTTTTGCTAAAATGCATTACGATAATGGAACCATGAATCCAACTGATTACGATACGTACAAAAGCTTATTTGATGCGATGGTAATGACGCCGTATTTTCCACATCCGGATTTACTCATATATCTAGAAGGATCTTTTGATGAGATCGTTTCACGAATCAAAAGTCGTGGGCGTGATATGGAGAAGAATACTCCAATTGAGTATTGGGAAGAAATGTATCGCCGATATAGTGATTGGATAGATAACTTCAATGCTTGTCCGGTGTTACGAATTAACATCTCGGATTATGATTTAATGAAAGAAGATGATTCCCTAGCGTTAATTTTAGAAAAGATAGGGCGCTCCATTCAACTTTCTAGAAAATATAAAAAAGGTGAAATTATCACCAACTAA
- a CDS encoding deoxynucleoside kinase: MTDMPFIAIEGPIGIGKTSLAKKLSDHFEFHLLKEIVEENPFLGKFYENISEWSFQTEMFFLCNRFKQLEDINKDYLQQEQPVIADYHITKNMIFAKRTLQQDKLEKYEKIYQILTEDIPTPNILIYIHADLDTILKRIRMRGREVEQHIDPEYLRQLSADYEAFMLEFERTHPHIPVLRINGDQMDFVQYQDHLEQIIGDVESLINEQCRALPSN, encoded by the coding sequence ATGACAGATATGCCTTTTATTGCCATCGAAGGACCGATTGGTATTGGAAAAACATCCTTAGCAAAAAAACTATCCGACCACTTTGAATTTCATTTACTTAAGGAAATTGTCGAAGAAAATCCATTTCTAGGAAAATTCTACGAGAATATCAGTGAATGGAGTTTCCAAACGGAAATGTTCTTTCTATGCAATCGTTTCAAACAACTCGAAGATATTAATAAAGACTATTTACAACAAGAGCAGCCAGTGATTGCTGATTACCATATAACAAAAAATATGATCTTTGCGAAGCGTACATTACAACAAGATAAATTAGAGAAATACGAAAAGATCTATCAAATATTAACAGAGGACATACCAACACCAAATATACTTATTTATATTCATGCAGATTTAGATACGATTCTAAAACGAATTCGTATGCGTGGACGTGAGGTTGAGCAGCATATTGACCCAGAATACTTACGACAGCTTTCTGCTGATTATGAGGCATTTATGTTGGAATTTGAACGTACACATCCTCATATCCCTGTATTGCGTATTAATGGAGATCAAATGGACTTTGTTCAATATCAAGATCATTTAGAACAAATCATTGGTGATGTCGAAAGCCTTATTAACGAACAATGTAGGGCTTTACCGTCTAACTAA
- a CDS encoding Bcr/CflA family efflux MFS transporter gives MLHNPTGKARIGLALLLGLLAFLGPLNIDMYLPSFPGISSDFGVSATLVQFSLTACLIGLAVGQIVVGPISDAQGRKKPLLIATFLFALSSLLCAFSPNISTLIVARFLQGLTASAGVVLSRAVVRDVFTGKQLTKFFALLMVINAIAPMIAPMIGGGILAIPSTNWQSIFYFLAIIGILIVLIVAIKLKETLPPQKRIPSSIGSSVKTMGSLLKDRSFIGYALVVGFVHGGSFAYVSGTPFVYQDIYGVSPQVFSVLFGINGLAIITGSFLIGRLSDIVSEKKLLQTAVTIALTATSLLLLMTIIKGPLASLVILIFIYMITMGMTITSTFTLGMAKQGHRAGSASAVLGMLPMLLGALFSPLAGINEASAVPMGMILFTTSLIGFIAFFTLVKKNEN, from the coding sequence ATCTTACATAACCCTACTGGAAAAGCGCGGATTGGGTTAGCGTTATTACTAGGATTACTGGCTTTTTTAGGTCCGCTTAATATCGATATGTATTTGCCAAGCTTTCCAGGGATATCTTCAGATTTCGGCGTTAGTGCTACCCTTGTCCAATTTAGTTTGACTGCGTGTTTAATTGGACTAGCTGTCGGTCAAATAGTAGTAGGACCGATAAGTGATGCACAAGGTAGGAAAAAACCATTATTAATTGCGACTTTCTTATTTGCCTTATCTTCGCTTCTTTGTGCTTTTTCGCCTAATATCTCAACACTAATTGTTGCACGGTTCTTGCAAGGGTTAACTGCATCAGCAGGAGTTGTGTTATCTCGTGCAGTTGTACGTGATGTATTTACAGGCAAACAGCTGACAAAGTTTTTCGCTCTTTTAATGGTAATTAATGCGATAGCACCAATGATAGCACCAATGATTGGTGGAGGAATATTAGCTATTCCATCTACAAATTGGCAATCTATCTTTTATTTCCTTGCAATAATTGGCATTTTAATTGTTCTCATCGTTGCCATAAAATTAAAAGAAACATTGCCTCCACAAAAACGTATACCGAGTTCAATTGGTTCTTCTGTGAAAACGATGGGGAGTTTACTCAAGGATCGTTCGTTTATCGGCTATGCATTAGTGGTTGGATTTGTGCATGGAGGAAGTTTCGCATATGTATCCGGTACGCCATTTGTATATCAAGATATCTATGGTGTTTCACCACAGGTATTCAGTGTCTTATTTGGAATCAATGGACTTGCAATTATTACTGGAAGCTTTCTCATCGGACGATTGAGTGATATTGTCTCAGAGAAAAAACTTCTACAGACAGCAGTTACTATTGCACTTACTGCAACCTCCCTGCTTTTACTAATGACAATTATAAAAGGACCATTAGCGTCGTTAGTGATTTTAATCTTTATATACATGATTACGATGGGGATGACGATTACAAGTACATTTACTTTAGGTATGGCTAAACAAGGGCATCGTGCAGGAAGTGCGAGTGCGGTATTAGGCATGCTTCCAATGTTACTTGGTGCGTTATTTTCTCCGCTTGCGGGTATTAATGAAGCATCTGCCGTGCCGATGGGGATGATATTGTTTACAACATCGCTGATCGGTTTCATTGCTTTCTTCACATTGGTTAAAAAAAATGAAAATTAA